The following coding sequences lie in one Myxococcus virescens genomic window:
- the ruvC gene encoding crossover junction endodeoxyribonuclease RuvC gives MRVLGVDPGSRFMGFGVVEEKRGRLVHVGHGVIKGDPALPLSDRLRDLHGALTAALVKYRPAAVAVEGVFTFRNARSALVLGHARGVALLAAAQAGLPVFEYAPAKVKKAVGAGGADGKDAVARMVRTFLELDASVLERADASDALAVALCHLNHGRAAVPAASASGKKRKGAAALLADRLAPAYRRPEAR, from the coding sequence GTGCGCGTGCTTGGCGTTGACCCGGGAAGCCGGTTCATGGGCTTCGGGGTGGTGGAGGAGAAGCGGGGCCGGCTGGTGCACGTGGGCCACGGCGTCATCAAGGGCGATCCGGCGCTGCCGCTGTCGGACCGCCTGCGGGACTTGCACGGCGCGCTGACGGCGGCCCTGGTGAAATACCGCCCGGCCGCGGTGGCGGTGGAAGGCGTGTTCACCTTCCGCAACGCACGCAGCGCGCTGGTGCTGGGGCATGCGCGCGGTGTCGCGCTGCTGGCGGCGGCGCAGGCGGGGCTGCCCGTTTTCGAATACGCGCCGGCGAAGGTGAAGAAGGCGGTGGGGGCGGGCGGCGCGGACGGGAAGGACGCGGTGGCGCGGATGGTGCGGACCTTCCTGGAACTGGATGCGTCGGTGCTGGAGCGCGCGGACGCGAGTGATGCGCTGGCGGTGGCGCTGTGCCACCTCAATCATGGGCGGGCCGCGGTACCGGCGGCGTCCGCGTCGGGCAAGAAGCGCAAGGGCGCGGCGGCGCTGCTGGCGGACCGGCTGGCGCCCGCGTACCGGCGTCCGGAGGCGAGATGA
- the ruvA gene encoding Holliday junction branch migration protein RuvA, protein MISRLRGTVLEKDLEDATIDVGGVGYRVNFSSLALGKLPAEGQPVDVRVRTVVREDAFDLFGFLTKSEEEVFLLLNSVSRVGPRLSLMVLSGMEVPELVAALSRGEVARLAKIHGVGKKTAERLVLELKDKVKTIHLEAVSRGTAPATVSGAHADLVSALLNLGYKQPQAEKAADLASERLGAEATFQALFREALKALRSGG, encoded by the coding sequence ATGATTTCGCGGTTGCGTGGGACGGTGTTGGAGAAGGACCTGGAGGACGCCACCATCGACGTGGGCGGCGTGGGCTACCGGGTGAACTTCTCCTCACTGGCGCTGGGGAAGCTGCCGGCGGAGGGACAGCCGGTGGACGTGCGCGTGCGCACCGTGGTGCGCGAGGACGCCTTCGACCTCTTCGGCTTCCTGACGAAGAGCGAAGAAGAGGTGTTCCTGCTGCTCAACAGCGTGTCGCGGGTGGGACCCCGGCTGTCGTTGATGGTGCTGTCCGGCATGGAAGTGCCGGAGCTGGTGGCGGCGCTGTCGCGGGGCGAGGTGGCGCGGCTGGCGAAGATTCACGGCGTGGGCAAGAAGACCGCCGAGCGGCTGGTGCTGGAGCTCAAGGACAAGGTGAAGACGATTCACCTGGAAGCGGTGTCGCGAGGGACTGCGCCGGCCACCGTCAGCGGAGCCCATGCGGACCTGGTCTCCGCGCTGCTCAACCTTGGCTACAAGCAGCCCCAGGCGGAGAAGGCCGCGGACCTGGCCAGCGAACGGCTGGGGGCAGAGGCCACCTTCCAGGCACTGTTCCGCGAGGCCCTCAAGGCGCTCCGCTCCGGCGGCTGA
- a CDS encoding YebC/PmpR family DNA-binding transcriptional regulator, with amino-acid sequence MSGHNRWSKIKRQKAAMGATKGKLYSKVIKEITVAARLGGGEPSGNARLRVALAAAREANIPKDTIERAVKKGTGELEGENYEEVTYEGYGPGGVAILVECLTDNRNRTAADMRSTFSAYGGNLGAEGAVAWMFQKKGVISVKYGPSEDQLMEQAIDAGAEDVIMLGDEGAEVRTAAADLHTVAGRLQESGLPLGQQRWVFLPQNTVALDVDTAKKLLKLLDALEESDDVQNVHGNYEIEDAMLDSLLQ; translated from the coding sequence ATGTCCGGTCACAATCGGTGGTCGAAGATCAAGCGCCAGAAGGCCGCGATGGGCGCGACCAAGGGGAAGCTGTACTCCAAGGTCATCAAGGAAATCACCGTCGCCGCGCGGCTCGGGGGCGGTGAGCCCTCCGGCAATGCCCGCCTGCGCGTCGCGCTGGCCGCGGCCCGCGAGGCCAACATCCCGAAGGACACCATCGAGCGCGCCGTCAAGAAGGGCACGGGCGAGCTGGAGGGAGAGAACTACGAGGAGGTGACGTACGAGGGCTACGGCCCCGGCGGTGTCGCCATCCTGGTGGAGTGCCTCACCGACAACCGCAACCGGACCGCGGCAGACATGCGCTCCACCTTCAGCGCGTACGGGGGCAACCTGGGCGCCGAGGGCGCGGTGGCCTGGATGTTCCAGAAGAAGGGCGTCATCAGCGTGAAGTACGGCCCCTCCGAGGACCAGTTGATGGAGCAGGCCATCGACGCGGGCGCCGAGGACGTCATCATGCTGGGGGACGAAGGCGCCGAGGTGCGCACCGCGGCGGCGGACCTGCACACGGTGGCGGGACGGCTCCAGGAGTCGGGCCTGCCGCTGGGGCAGCAGCGGTGGGTGTTCCTCCCCCAGAACACCGTCGCACTGGACGTGGACACGGCGAAGAAGCTCCTGAAGCTGCTGGATGCGCTCGAGGAGAGCGACGACGTGCAGAACGTGCACGGGAACTACGAAATCGAAGACGCGATGCTGGATTCGTTGTTGCAGTAG